One Gordonia sp. SID5947 genomic region harbors:
- the cysW gene encoding sulfate ABC transporter permease subunit CysW, translated as MKVSRFTRYTLRTVALLYVFILLVVPVGLIFWRSFEHGLGQFWEWITTPAAIAALQLSLLIVVIVVPLNVIFGIVTALALVRGRFPGKGFLQGVVDLPFAVSPVVAGVALILLWGYGGWFGGIESTGFRIIFGFPGLVLATLFVTLPFVVREVEPVLREIGTEQEQAAATLGANGWQTFSRITLPAIRWGLTYGIVLTIARALGEYGAVTMVSSNFPGISQTLTLLVNSRYTDDYNEFGAYAAATLLMLVAILVLVAMTLVERRAKGRYADASETYAAGSKSGPEVDLTVPHGPTSVDARQVVQHKEGV; from the coding sequence GTGAAGGTCTCCCGATTCACGCGCTACACGCTGCGGACCGTCGCTCTCCTCTACGTGTTCATCCTTCTGGTCGTACCGGTCGGGCTCATCTTCTGGCGATCGTTCGAACACGGACTCGGACAGTTCTGGGAATGGATCACCACCCCGGCAGCCATCGCCGCCCTGCAGCTGAGCCTGCTGATCGTGGTGATCGTGGTGCCACTCAACGTGATCTTCGGCATCGTGACCGCGCTCGCCCTCGTTCGGGGCCGGTTCCCGGGCAAGGGATTCCTGCAGGGCGTGGTGGACCTGCCGTTCGCGGTCTCACCGGTCGTGGCAGGTGTCGCGCTCATCCTGCTGTGGGGATACGGGGGATGGTTCGGCGGCATCGAGAGCACGGGATTCCGCATCATCTTCGGGTTCCCGGGCCTCGTCCTCGCGACCTTGTTCGTCACCTTGCCCTTTGTGGTGCGCGAGGTGGAACCGGTGTTGCGCGAGATCGGCACCGAGCAGGAACAGGCGGCGGCGACGCTGGGCGCCAACGGATGGCAGACCTTCAGTCGCATCACGTTGCCCGCGATCCGATGGGGCCTCACCTACGGCATCGTCCTCACGATCGCGCGTGCCCTCGGCGAATACGGGGCGGTGACGATGGTGTCGTCAAACTTTCCGGGCATCTCGCAGACGTTGACGCTCTTGGTGAACTCGCGCTACACCGATGACTACAACGAGTTCGGCGCCTACGCCGCGGCGACGCTGCTGATGCTGGTGGCCATTCTCGTCCTGGTGGCGATGACGCTCGTCGAACGGCGGGCGAAGGGGCGGTACGCGGATGCGAGTGAGACCTACGCCGCAGGCAGCAAGTCCGGGCCAGAGGTCGATCTGACCGTCCCCCACGGGCCCACATCCGTCGATGCCCGGCAAGTCGTGCAGCACAAGGAAGGCGTGTGA
- a CDS encoding TOBE-like domain-containing protein: MSISVIGANKRYGDFAALDDVSIDIPEGSLTSLLGPSGSGKSTLLRAIAGLDSLDSGTVIISGNDVSGASPQKRDIGFVFQHYAAFKHLTVRDNIAFGLKIRKRPKAQIDAKVDELLDIVGLTVFQRRYPSQLSGGQRQRMALARALAVDPQVLLLDEPFGALDAKVREDLRKWLRRLHEDVNVTTVLVTHDQQEALDVSDRIAVLNKGRIEQVGAPDDLYDRPANEFVASFLGSTVRLNGELVRPHDIRIGRNPEMALPAADASLDTGVIKATVARVVHLGFETRVELIAATTGDEFQAQITRGDANALNLQAGEAIYARATKVAALSDS; encoded by the coding sequence ATGTCCATCTCGGTTATCGGGGCGAACAAACGCTATGGCGATTTCGCGGCGCTCGACGACGTGTCGATCGACATCCCGGAAGGGTCGTTGACGTCGTTGCTCGGGCCGTCGGGCTCCGGGAAATCCACTCTGCTCCGGGCGATCGCGGGTCTGGACAGTCTCGACTCGGGCACCGTCATCATCAGCGGGAACGACGTGTCGGGTGCGTCGCCACAGAAGCGCGACATCGGTTTCGTCTTCCAGCATTACGCGGCGTTCAAGCATCTGACCGTGCGCGACAACATCGCCTTCGGACTCAAGATCCGCAAGCGGCCCAAGGCCCAGATAGACGCCAAGGTCGATGAGTTGCTCGACATCGTGGGACTCACGGTGTTCCAGCGGCGGTATCCGTCGCAGTTGTCGGGCGGTCAACGTCAACGCATGGCACTGGCCCGCGCCCTGGCGGTCGATCCGCAGGTGCTGCTCCTCGACGAGCCTTTCGGCGCCCTGGACGCGAAGGTACGTGAGGATCTGCGAAAGTGGTTGCGCCGACTACACGAGGATGTCAACGTGACGACCGTCCTGGTGACGCACGACCAGCAGGAGGCCCTCGACGTGAGTGACCGGATCGCCGTGCTCAACAAGGGGCGGATCGAGCAGGTCGGTGCACCGGATGACCTCTATGACCGTCCGGCCAACGAATTCGTGGCATCGTTCCTCGGCTCGACCGTGCGACTCAACGGAGAACTGGTGCGCCCGCACGACATCCGGATCGGACGGAACCCGGAGATGGCGTTGCCGGCGGCGGATGCGTCGCTCGACACCGGTGTGATCAAGGCGACGGTGGCGCGCGTGGTCCACCTCGGATTCGAGACCCGGGTGGAACTGATCGCGGCCACCACCGGTGACGAGTTCCAGGCCCAGATCACGCGAGGCGACGCCAACGCACTCAATCTACAAGCGGGAGAGGCGATCTACGCCCGTGCAACGAAGGTGGCCGCACTCAGCGA